The Afifella aestuarii DNA segment CTCGCGGCCGTACCGGTTCAGATGATCTGCGGCATGGGCTGGGGACAATCCGGCTCGGGCCGGTGCGTGCTCCAAACGGCCTGGGATGTGTCCTCGGTGGGGCTGTTGCAGCGGGCGAGCGCCTTATCGAGGGCGCGCGCCATCTGGTCGAGGCCGAGGCCGCTCCAGATTTCCGTGTGGGTACCTGCCACCCGTGCGTGGCTGAGGTTCCCCTGGACCAGCCCTGTCCAGCCGAAGGCCTTGTCGATGAAGCGGCTTTTCGGCTGATCGTCGCTCCAGATGGCGAGGACATTGCCGGGGTAATCCTGCGTCGCGTGCCTTTCGCCCGCGGCGTCGATCGCCCTGAAGATCGCAAGGTCCTCCGGATCGAGCGCCTGTTCCGGCTCGTTCATCATACGTCGAACGAGATTGCGCGCTGCGATCAGCCGTCGGCGCACCGTGTCGCTCCGTCGGTGGAGGTCGCGGAGGCCGGAGATGCCGTTCGGTAGCGCCGCTCTCAGATGGGCCGAGGCGCGATGCAGGAAGAAGGCCGTTCGCCCGAGCATCGTCCCGCCGCCGGCGCGATAGCCTGGCGCCCAGCCATCGACGACGATGACGAGAGGGATGGTCTCGCCCGCCTCTTTCAGCTGGCGCGCGATTTCGAGCGAGAGACGCCCCGCAAAGCAGAAGCCGATGAGGATATAGGGGCCCCGCGGATGCGCATGGCGGATCGCGGTGACAAAATGCGCTGCAATGTCCGCATAGGACTGGGAAAGAGGATCGACCTCCTCCGGCATCGGCACGGCGAGGAAGGGCTGGTCGCGACCGAGCCTTTCTGAGAGCTCGCGGTAGATGACCGTATCGTGCACGGCGACGATCGGAATTCGGGAGCCTGTGGGCTGGAGGGCGATGGCGCGCGCCTGCGGCTTGCTTTTCGCGGCGA contains these protein-coding regions:
- a CDS encoding thioesterase domain-containing protein, encoding MTENVFPEGAFVEPEEPYQSDDAPARSSDPACGNAPIVAALLTAWEDLLQVTDIGPDDDFFALGGSSLTAYRCLAQIRRLYGCNIPLETFYRAPTVTALAEIIAAKSKPQARAIALQPTGSRIPIVAVHDTVIYRELSERLGRDQPFLAVPMPEEVDPLSQSYADIAAHFVTAIRHAHPRGPYILIGFCFAGRLSLEIARQLKEAGETIPLVIVVDGWAPGYRAGGGTMLGRTAFFLHRASAHLRAALPNGISGLRDLHRRSDTVRRRLIAARNLVRRMMNEPEQALDPEDLAIFRAIDAAGERHATQDYPGNVLAIWSDDQPKSRFIDKAFGWTGLVQGNLSHARVAGTHTEIWSGLGLDQMARALDKALARCNSPTEDTSQAVWSTHRPEPDCPQPMPQII